In Novosphingobium kaempferiae, the DNA window GTACCTTTTATCCGTTGAGCGATGGCCCTTCCACGAGGGACCACCGGATCACTATGACCGACTTTCGTCTCTGCTCGATTCGTCAATCTCGCAGTCAGGCAGGCTTATGCCATTGCACTCTTGCAGCCGGTTTCCAACCGGCCTGAGCCTACCATCGCGCGCCTCCGTTACTCTTTAGGAGGCGACCGCCCCAGTCAAACTACCCGCCACAGAGGGTCCCCGAACCGGATAACGGTCCTGGGTTAGACATCAGAACATAACAGGGTGGTATTTCACCTATGGCTCCACACCAGCTGGCGCCGGTGCTTCAAAGCCTCCCACCTATGCTACACAATTCTATCCTAATGCCACTCTGAAGCTGCAGTAAAGGTGCACGGGGTCTTTCCGTCTAACCGCGGGTACTCCGCATCTTCACGGAGAATTCAATTTCGCTGAGCATATCCTGGAGACAGTGGGGAAGTCGTTACGCCATTCGTGCAGGTCGGAACTTACCCGACAAGGAATTTCGCTACCTTAGGACCGTTATAGTTACGGCCGCCGTTTACCGGGGCTTCAATTCGGAGCTTGCACTCCTCCTCTTAACCTTCCGGCACCGGGCAGGCGTCAGACCCTATACGTCGTCTTGAAGCCGACTTAGCAGAGTCCTGTGTTTTTGCTAAACAGTCGCTACCCCCTGGCCTGTGCCCCCCGACAGTGCTTGCGCATAGCCGGGGCCTCCTTCTTCCGAAGGTACGGAGGCAATTTGCCGAGTTCCTTCAGGATACTTCTCTCAAGCGCCTTGGTATACTCTACCTGACCACCTGTGTCGGTTTCGGGTACGGTCTATACGGTGGGGCTATTTCCTGGAACCACGTGAAAGCACACTCAATCCAATAAGAGTGTACAATGTAAGTGATCCGTCACACACCACCAGGCCCACGAATATTAACGTGGTTCCCATCGACTACCCCCTTCGGGCTCGTCTTAGGGGCCGGCTCACCCTGCTCAGATTAGCTTTAAGCAGGAACCCTTGGTCTTTCGGCGAGAGGGCATCTCACCCTCTTTATCGCTACTCATGTCAGCATTCGCACTTCCGATACGTCCACCATCGGTTACCCTCTGGCTTCACTCGCCTACGGAACGCTCCGCTACCGCTCAGTCAAAGACTGAACCCTAAGCTTCGGTGCATCACTTTAGCCCCGTTACATTTTCGCCGCAGGAACCCTTGTTTAGACCAGTGAGCTGTTACGCTTTCTTTAAAGGATGGCTGCTTCTAAGCCAACCTCCTGGTTGTTTTGGGATTCCCACATGCTTTCCCACTTAGTGATGACTTGGGGACCTTAGCTGTAGGTTAGGGCTGTTTCCCTTTTGACGACGGACCTTAGCACCCGCCGTCTGTCTGCCGGACTAGACTCGTTGGTATTCGGAGTTTGGTTAGAATTGGTAGATCTCGCGACCCCCGCATCCATCCAGTGCTCTACCCCCAACGGCAAATATCCGACGCTCTACCTCAATAGATTTCGCGGAGAACCAGCTATTTCCCGGCTTGATTGGCCTTTCACCCCTAAACACAACTCATCCGAGAATTTTTCAACATTCACCGGTTCGGTCCTCCAGTGCGTGTTACCGCACCTTCAACCTGGTCATGCCTAGATCGCCGGGTTTCGGGTCTAATACACCATACTCAGTCGCCCTGTTCAGACTCGCTTTCGCTGCGCCTACACCTAACGGCTTAAGCTCGCATGGTACATTAAGTCACTGACCCATTATGCAAGAGGTACGCTGTCACCCCCTAAAGAGGCTCCAACTGCTTGTAAGCATCCGGTTTCAGGTACTGTTTCACTCCCCTCATCGGGGTGCTTTTCACCTTTCCCTCACGGTACTGTGTTCGCTATCGGTCATGTACGAGTATTTAGGCTTGGAGGGTGGTCCCCCCATGTTCAGACAGGATTTCACGTGTCCCGCCCTACTCGAGTCTTGCATCTTCATTTTCGCATACGGGACTGTCACCCGCTATGGTCGCTCTTTCCAAAGCGTTCTGCTAACTTAGATGCAAGCACTGGCCTGGTCCGCGTTCGCTCGCCACTACTAACGGAATCTCGGTTGATGTCTTTTCCTCCGGGTACTTAGATGTTTCAGTTCCCCGGGTTCGCTTCACCAAGCCTATTTTATTCAGCTTGGGATACCTTATCCACCTCACTCAATCACCGGCGAACCGATGGTCGAGAGAAATGGTGAAGGTGGGTTTCCCCATTCGGAAATCGTCGGATCAAAGTTTGCTCACAACTCCCCGACGCTTATCGCAGCGTGCCACGTCCTTCATCGCCTGTACATGCCAAGGCATCCACCAGATGCTCTTACCTCACGCTTGAGAATCCACACCATCAACGACAACCCTGCATAGAGATTGCGCTGTATCTAGGTGCGGACGATTAATCTCAGCCAGATGTAAATCTGTATGTGCGCGTCATGTTGTATCCACTACGTCAGCAGATACGACGCGCCACGGCATCGATTAAAAAACCCATTCACAATGTCAAAGAAGTGCAGGCAGATCCTGCGACCGACCCTTGCGGATCGGAACCGTTTCGCTTCATCTCTGGAGTATCTGTCGAGCGTCTCGCAACGCAAAAACCATCCGAACCGCAAAGCGGTGAGGATGGTGGAGCCTATCGGGATCGAACCGATGACCTGATGCTTGCAAAGCAACCGCTCTCCCAGCTGAGCTAAGGCCCCGTAATGGCGTTTACATCGCCTTTGGGATGGTGGGCCGAGCAAGAGTTGAACTTGCGACCTCACGCTTATCAGGCGTGCGCTCTAACCACCTGAGCTACCGGCCCATCCCTGCCAAGCCGGCCATATGGCCAGCGAGGGCTGAAAGCCTGCTCAGGCAACACACAGCAAATGCTGTGCATCTCCAGGATGAAGGGACATGAGGACGACGGCAATGTTCTTTGGAAGGTGCGAAGCTCTTCCCTCGGCTAGCGAGAGCGCTTTCGTACCAAACCTTAGAAAGGAGGTGATCCAGCCGCAGGTTCCCCTACGGCTACCTTGTTACGACTTCACCCCAGTCGCTAAACCCACTGTGGTCGCCTGCCTCTCTTGCGAGTTAGCTCAACGCCTTCGAGTGAATCCAACTCCCATGGTGTGACGGGCGGTGTGTACAAGGCCTGGGAACGTATTCACCGCGGCATGCTGATCCGCGATTACTAGCGATTCCGCCTTCATGCTCTCGAGTTGCAGAGAACAATCCGAACTGAGACGGCTTTTGGAGATTAGCTCACACTCGCGTGCTTGCTGCCCACTGTCACCGCCATTGTAGCACGTGTGTAGCCCAGCGTGTAAGGGCCATGAGGACTTGACGTCATCCCCACCTTCCTCCGGCTTATCACCGGCAGTTTCCTTAGAGTGCCCAACCAAATGATGGCAACTAAGGACGAGGGTTGCGCTCGTTGCGGGACTTAACCCAACATCTCACGACACGAGCTGACGACAGCCATGCAGCACCTGTCACTCATCCAGCCGAACTGAAGGAAAAGATCTCTCTAATCCGCGATGAGGATGTCAAACGCTGGTAAGGTTCTGCGCGTTGCTTCGAATTAAACCACATGCTCCACCGCTTGTGCAGGCCCCCGTCAATTCCTTTGAGTTTTAATCTTGCGACCGTACTCCCCAGGCGGATAACTTAATGCGTTAGCTGCGCCACCCAAGTACCAAGTACCCGGACAGCTAGTTATCATCGTTTACGGCGTGGACTACCAGGGTATCTAATCCTGTTTGCTCCCCACGCTTTCGCACCTCAGCGTCAATACTTGTCCAGTCAGTCGCCTTCGCCACTGGTGTTCTTCCGAATATCTACGAATTTCACCTCTACACTCGGAATTCCACTGACCTCTCCAAGATTCTAGTCACCTAGTTTCAAAGGCAGTTCCGGGGTTGAGCCCCGGGCTTTCACCTCTGACTTGAGTAACCGCCTACGCGCGCTTTACGCCCAGTAATTCCGAACAACGCTAGCTCCCTCCGTATTACCGCGGCTGCTGGCACGGAGTTAGCCGGAGCTTATTCTCCAGGTACTGTCATTATCATCCCTGGTAAAAGAGCTTTACAACCCTAAGGCCTTCATCACTCACGCGGCATTGCTGGATCAGGCTTTCGCCCATTGTCCAATATTCCCCACTGCTGCCTCCCGTAGGAGTCTGGGCCGTGTCTCAGTCCCAGTGTGGCTGATCATCCTCTCAGACCAGCTAAGGATCGTCGCCTTGGTAGGCCATTACCCCACCAACTAGCTAATCCTACGCGGGCTCATCCCTGGGCAATAAATCTTTGGTCCGAAGACATCATCCGGTATTAGCAGTAATTTCTCACTGTTATTCCGAACCCAAGGGCAGATTCCCACGCGTTACGCACCCGTGCGCCACTAGATCCGAAGATCTCGTTCGACTTGCATGTGTTAGGCATGCCGCCAGCGTTCGTTCTGAGCCAGGATCAAACTCTCAAGTTTGTGAAACAATGACCACGGAACAGACCTGAGCCCGCCATCCGCAATCACCGAAACCTTCGGGAGCCGATACCTGCACTATGTAAAACGTATGGTTACGTCAGGACATATGCAGCATCGGCTTGCTTTAAACTACGCCATAGAGCCCGAAGCCCCCAAGGCGCAGGCGCCGTCGCCCACATGTCCCTTCATCTAAAACCAACAATGTCAAAGATCCGGACCAACCCTTCCAGGTCAACCCCGCCAGACAGCAAACCCGGACAACCACTCATCCCCGGCTTTAACCTCGGAGAGCATGTTGCCCGTCAGTGTCTGGCGACCGCCTCAGTAGCGTGCTCCGCTGCGGTGAACGGGCCTCTAAGCGGGCAGTGTGATTCGGTCAAATACAAATTTCAAAAAAGCCAAGGCCCGCCGCGCTTTCATTATGCAGGACCAGCACGATGGTGGTCGGCGCGCCGTCCAGCATCTGCCAGGGCGAGACGGCCCGGCGGTAGCGGCGCTCGAAAGGGATGCCCCCGCGCGCCAGCAGCGCGACCTGCTTTTGTGCGCGCGGCGTGACGGTGACCTGCTCCGGTACGCGATAGAGTTTCAGGTCGCCCAAATCCTCGGGCGGTGGAGGAGGAGGCGGCGGTGGCGGTGCCGGAGCTGCCATGGCCACCGCCAATGGTGGTGGTGCCCCCTCGAACCGCCGTTGCGCGGTGACGATGATCTCCTGTTGCGGCGCACTTCGCGATTTAAGGTCGGATGTGGTCGTTCCAAGCGGGAAGCACGACAGGCGCAAACGCGCGATCGCAGCCTGCATCTGAGGTGTGACAACGCGGTTGAGGCGGCCCGCGACGGCGTTGACTTCGGCCTGGGCAAACGCCTGCCCGTTGCCGTTCGCCAGCGTCAGCCACGCGAACAGGTCCAGGGTGCGGCCATCGCCGGCCTGCGTCGCGACATAGCTCGCCCGCCAGTCGAAGCCGTAGGCAAGGTAGCTGAGCCGCACCGTGACCGTGCGGGCGGAGGGGCTGTCGGTCGTCACGCTCAGTACCGGCTTGCTCGACAGGCCGGTGGGTACGCTGCGAAATGCCAGCTTCTCGGGGAGGCCGGAACATCGGAGCGCCTCGATACCGCTGGTGGTGCGAAGAACGACGCCCTGTTGCGGGCCCGCGACGATCGTCGCTTCCTCGCTGATCGCGCGGCCGGTCGCCCTATCCGTGCGGGTAATCGTCACCTCGCGGCCCAGCGTTCCGTCGATCAGCGACGCGGGCGAGAGGAGGCGCGCGTCGCGGTTCTTCTCGATCGTGCCTCCAGGTAGCCCCTCGATCACCGCGCTGACGGGAACGATGCCTTCGGCGACGCCCTCGAAACGAAGCTCCGCGCGGCCGCGCGGCAGGCGTACCTTGCGGGTTTCGGTGACCATTGCGAAGCCGCGCGGGTTCGCGCGGTCGATTTCTCCCCGGGCATAGGCGGAGCGATAGACGGTCAGTGCGACCCGTGCGGGACCGGGAGAGACGACCATCCGCGTATCCTGCGCCATACCCACCGACGGCATGGCCCCGGCCGCGAGGATGACGGCGAGATGGAGCCGGGCCATCAGTAGCGGGTGTCGAATGTCGCGGTGACCACCGCTTCCCCGTTTGCCGGAACCGGCACCTGCCAGACGGCGGTGCCGGCATCGCGGCGCTCGCCTTTGCGGTTTTCCTCGGTGATCCGCGTATCGCTCCAGTCGAGTCCGCTCTGTACCAGTTCCACCGTCACGCCGCGCGCACGCGCGTTGGTGAGGCGATAGCGCATCTGGGTGCGCCAGCGGTTGGGGTTGATCCGGGTTCGGGCGACCACGACGGGCTGCACCTTCACGTCGAAGGCGTCGCCGGTCGGCAGGGCGATGGTGGAGCCCTGCGGCGTGTGGTCGATGGTGTTCTCGCCGGTGAACTGCGGCTGTCCCCGCGCGTCGCGGACGTAGACGCGCACGGTTCCTGAGGGAAGGGCATCGCCGAGGCCGCCTGCGCCCGAGTTGGCGAAGCTCAGGACGCTTTGCGCACTGCGCGCCTCGGTCGCGCTGGCCAGCCAGCCGTTCTCAAAGCGATAGCCCGAACTGGCGGTTACGCCTTTGATATCCAGGAAGCTGACCTGTTTGGTCTGCTTGTCCGCGATCGTCGTGCGTTCTGCCAGGGGATAGAGATAGAAGTCGCCCAGTTGCTCGCGCGCGGCGCTTTCGGTGCCGGGGCTGGTACGCGTCATGCGGCGCGGCTGCGGCATGTACATGTCCGCGCCGCTGGAGCTTCCGACGTCTCCCGCGACCAGCAGGGTCTTCGTATTGGAAAAGGTCGTGCCGCTATTGTTCTGCAGCGTCACCCAGCCCTGTACGTCGATCTTGCCGGTCTTGTCATCGAACAGCGCGACATAGTCCGCGTTCCAGCGCAGGCCGCCTGTGAGGTACGACAGCGTCGCCGGTCGCGATCCCGAGCGTGTGCTGGCCAGGGTGACCGAAAGCGTCGGGCGCGCCCGCAGGGATTCCGGCACCCGATCGAACACGGCGCGAACCGGAAGGCCATCGTCGCGCAACACTTCGATGCGCCCGCCGATATCGAGCACGACGCCACCGTTCACCGCCAGCACGCGGGCGCGTTCGCGCGTCTCGGTACCGGTGGCGGGGTTGGTGCGGATCAGCGTGATCGTTTCCCCGACCGCCTTTTCCATGAGGCTGGAGGGGGAGAGCAGGTCATAGTCGAAGTTCTGTTCCACGATCGCCGCATCGGCGACGGGCGATCTTCGCCTCGGTGCCGCCGACGTAGGGGCTGAGCAGGTCCGCGCCGCGGCAGTCCTCAACCTCCAGCCCCATTCGCTGCGCCAGATGGCGGGCATAGGCGGACTTGCCGGTGCCCGAGGGGCCGGAGAGCAGCAGGCTCCAGCCCAATCCCTATAAAGCCTTCTACCCCCTTTGAAGCCTTTGGCATTTTCAGAAGGGGTTGAGGGGTCATGCGACAAGGTCGGCCGGTTCCTTCATGGTCCAGGGTTCACCGTCGCGCAGCCGCTTCACCGCCGGCAAGGCCAGGGCGGGATCGTCCCAGGCGACGCCGTGGACCGGCAGCAGGTGGCGTGGGGCGATGGCGGCGGCGAAGCGGGCGAGCAGCGCCGGGCTGGCATGGCCGCTGGTGTGGATGCGTTCGCAGCGGGCGCCTGCCGTCTTCGCGCGGTGCCATCCGCCTGCGGGGTCGGCCTCGTCGAGGTAGCCGCTCCAGTTCGAATGGACCCAGGCGTCGGCGGCGGTGATGGGCAGGGCGTCGCCGCGCGCATAGTCGCGCAGCAGGCTGCGGCGGGCCATGACGATCGAGGGGCGCCCGGCAACGCGGGCGCGCGACGTGGCGCAGCCGGTGGCGATGATCGCCTTGATGAAGTCCGCGCGCCGCATGCGTTCGTAATGGCGGGCGAGGGCGGGGGTTATCATCACTTCCAGCGCCGGGAA includes these proteins:
- a CDS encoding DUF4139 domain-containing protein — its product is MARLHLAVILAAGAMPSVGMAQDTRMVVSPGPARVALTVYRSAYARGEIDRANPRGFAMVTETRKVRLPRGRAELRFEGVAEGIVPVSAVIEGLPGGTIEKNRDARLLSPASLIDGTLGREVTITRTDRATGRAISEEATIVAGPQQGVVLRTTSGIEALRCSGLPEKLAFRSVPTGLSSKPVLSVTTDSPSARTVTVRLSYLAYGFDWRASYVATQAGDGRTLDLFAWLTLANGNGQAFAQAEVNAVAGRLNRVVTPQMQAAIARLRLSCFPLGTTTSDLKSRSAPQQEIIVTAQRRFEGAPPPLAVAMAAPAPPPPPPPPPPEDLGDLKLYRVPEQVTVTPRAQKQVALLARGGIPFERRYRRAVSPWQMLDGAPTTIVLVLHNESAAGLGFFEICI
- a CDS encoding AAA family ATPase, translating into MGWSLLLSGPSGTGKSAYARHLAQRMGLEVEDCRGADLLSPYVGGTEAKIARRRCGDRGTELRL